A single genomic interval of Colius striatus isolate bColStr4 chromosome 9, bColStr4.1.hap1, whole genome shotgun sequence harbors:
- the HRH2 gene encoding histamine H2 receptor, whose protein sequence is MEPCSNDTNSQSTMELPLQLLVGSCLTILIVITLCGNIIVCLAVTLDRRLRSLTNCIIVSLAITDLLLGLLVLPFSAFYELTKEWPFGSTLCNIYTSLDVMLCTASILNLFMISLDRYFAVTTPLRYSQLVTSSRVTVGLVVIWTVSLMVSFLPIHLGWNTNGTAVQNTVSGCNKECTLEVNPVYGLVDALLTFYIPLVIMCITYYRIFKIAREQAKRINHTWCCSSNAPMPPMVKEHKATVTLAVVLGAFIVCWFPYFTVFTYRGMWGDGRVKGTLMSIVLWLGYTNSALNPILYGTLNRDFRMAYKHLLHCWRTGGPRSSEEAQDRGRSCRHSQDRQEGKPLKLEMRNGKGILLTDGALESTGASP, encoded by the exons ATGGAGCCATGTTCCAATGATACAAATTCTCAAAGCACAATGGagcttcccctgcagctcctggttgGGTCctgcctcaccatcctcatcGTGATCACTCTCTGCGGTAACATCATCGTCTGCCTGGCCGTCACCCTGGACCGCCGGCTCCGCAGCCTGACCAACTGCATCATCGTCTCCTTGGCCATCACAGACTTGCTGCTGGGCCTCCTGGTGCTGCCTTTCTCTGCCTTCTATGAACTCACCAAAGAGTGGCCCTTTGGCAGCACTTTGTGCAATATCTACACCAGCCTGGACGTCATGCTCTGCACAGCCTCCATCCTCAACCTCTTCATGATCAGCCTGGACCGCTACTTTGCCGTCACCACGCCGCTGCGCTACAGCCAGCTGGTCACTTCCTCCCGGGTGACTGTGGGTTTGGTTGTTATCTGGACCGTTTCACTGATGGTGTCCTTTCTACCCATCCACCTGGGCTGGAACACCAACGGGACAGCAGTCCAAAACACGGTCTCCGGCTGCAACAAGGAGTGCACGCTGGAGGTGAACCCTGTGTATGGGCTAGTAGATGCCTTGCTCACCTTCTACATCCCTTTGGTCATCATGTGCATCACCTACTACCGGATCTTCAAGATAGCGAGGGAGCAGGCCAAGAGGATAAACCACAcatggtgctgcagcagcaacgCCCCCATGCCACCCATGGTCAAGGAGCACAAAGCCACCGTCACGCTGGCGGTGGTGCTGGGAGCGTTCATCGTGTGCTGGTTCCCCTATTTCACAGTGTTCACGTACCGGGGGATGTGGGGGGACGGCAGAGTGAAAGGCACGCTCATGTCCATTGTCCTCTGGCTGGGCTACACCAACTCAGCTCTGAACCCCATCCTGTACGGGACACTCAACAGGGATTTCCGCATGGCATACAAGCACCTGCTGCACTGCTGGAGGACAGGGGGCCCCAGGAGCTCCGAGGAGGCCCAGGacaggggcaggagctgcaggcacagccaggacaggcAGGAGGGTAAGCCCCTCAAACTGGAGATGAGGAACGGGAAGGGGATCTTGTTGACTGATGGAGCCCTCGAGAG CACCGGAGCTTCTCCATGA